Proteins encoded together in one Nyctibius grandis isolate bNycGra1 chromosome 1, bNycGra1.pri, whole genome shotgun sequence window:
- the PSMB1 gene encoding proteasome subunit beta type-1: MLSTAAYPEARTEMGYELGAPVQHRFSPYTFNGGTVLAIAGEDFSIVASDTRLSEDYAIHCRDSPKCYKLTERTVIGCSGFHGDCLTLTKIIEARLKMYKHSNNKTMTTGAIAAMLSTILYSRRFFPYYVYNIIGGLDEEGKGAVYSFDPVGSYQRESFKAGGSASAMLQPLLDNQIGFKNMQNVEHVPLTLEKALQLVKDVFISAAERDVYTGDALKICIVTKDGIKEETVQLRKD; the protein is encoded by the exons ATGTTGTCCACCGCTGCTTACCCGGAGGCCAGGACCGAGATGGGCTACGAGCTCGGCGCGCCCGTGCAGCACCGCTTCTCTCCCTACACCTTTAACGGAGG GACTGTGTTGGCAATTGCTGGAGAAGACTTTTCTATTGTTGCCTCTGACACACGACTGAGTGAAGATTATGCAATTCACTGCCGGGACAGTCCAAAATGCTACAAACT AACAGAACGAACGGTCATTGGATGCAGTGGTTTCCATGGTGACTGCCTTACCCTTACTAAAATTATTGAAGCAAGATTAAAG ATGTACAAGCATTCCAATAACAAGACCATGACTACTGGGGCTATTGCAGCAATGCTGTCTACAATTCTCTATTCTCGACGTTTCTTTCCTTACTACGTTTACAACATAATTGGTGGACTTGATGAAGAAG ggaaggGAGCAGTATATAGCTTTGATCCGGTAGGCTCATACCAGAGAGAGTCTTTCAAAGCAGGTGGATCAGCAAGTGCCATGCTGCAGCCCTTGCTTGATAACCAG ATTGGCTTCAAGAACATGCAAAATGTGGAACATGTACCTCTGACCCTGGAAAAGGCTTTGCAGCTGGTTAAAGATGtgtttatttctgctgctgagaGAGACGTGTACACTGGGGATGCACTTAAGATTTGCATTGTCACAAAAGATGGAATTAAAGAGGAAACTGTCCAATTACGAAAAGACTAA